The following are encoded together in the Bradyrhizobium sp. CCGUVB1N3 genome:
- a CDS encoding DUF3363 domain-containing protein: MTRNDDFRIRPGQIRSTPWPRAKPFLAQALQAAQKAGGLSRRAGGRGGGRFGRGRAATLSANRLLQERGRGAMVKARVVRRMRSPGSLRAHISYLRRDGVTRDGSRGELFDAAGDGADDRGFAERCENDRHHFRFIVSPDDAGELGSLRSFTRELMDQASRDLGTRLDWVAIDHWNTEHPHIHILVRGRADDGSDLVFSRDYISKGLRARASDLVTRELGPRSELEVRRGLEAEVAAERWTRLDRTLAREAGRTDGVIDLRPERGGGSDALREIRIGRMRTLERLGLAEPAGPARWVLAPDTELRLRALGERGDIIKRLHKTLAKDGASRSPSSWALEGERHGEPIIGRLIARGLDDELKGSAFAVVDGIDGRVHHLRLPDIDAAGDGPVGGIVELRRFEDTRGRQRIALAVRSDLNLDQQVASEGATWLDRRLVAREPVALARGGFGAEVRTALDRRIDKLVEQGLARRDGDKVTLGRNLIGTLRKRELDTVGRRLASETGLAQVPAEAGETIAGVYRQRVSLASGRFAMIDNGLGFQLVPWTPSLERELGKQVSGIAGPGGVDWSFGRKRDLSL, from the coding sequence ATGACGCGTAACGATGATTTCCGCATTCGCCCTGGCCAAATACGTTCGACACCCTGGCCGCGGGCAAAGCCCTTCTTGGCGCAAGCGCTCCAAGCCGCGCAGAAGGCCGGCGGTCTTTCACGTCGTGCCGGCGGTCGTGGCGGTGGGCGCTTTGGGCGTGGGCGCGCTGCGACCCTTAGCGCCAACCGGCTCCTGCAAGAACGAGGCCGCGGTGCCATGGTCAAGGCGCGTGTCGTGCGGCGGATGCGCTCGCCAGGCAGCCTGCGGGCCCATATCAGTTACCTGCGGCGTGACGGTGTTACCCGTGATGGATCGCGTGGCGAACTATTCGATGCTGCCGGAGATGGCGCAGATGACCGAGGCTTTGCTGAGCGCTGCGAGAACGATCGGCATCATTTCCGCTTCATCGTCTCGCCGGATGACGCCGGCGAATTGGGAAGTTTACGGAGCTTTACGCGCGAGTTGATGGATCAGGCCTCACGCGATCTCGGTACGCGGCTCGACTGGGTCGCCATCGACCATTGGAACACTGAGCATCCGCATATCCACATCCTTGTGCGCGGCCGCGCCGATGATGGCTCCGACCTTGTGTTCAGCCGCGATTATATCAGCAAAGGCCTGCGGGCCCGCGCAAGTGATCTCGTCACGCGCGAGCTTGGTCCCCGATCGGAGCTTGAGGTTCGGCGCGGCCTTGAGGCAGAGGTTGCGGCCGAGCGCTGGACGCGGCTCGACCGCACGCTTGCTCGGGAAGCGGGACGGACGGACGGGGTGATCGATCTGCGGCCAGAGCGCGGCGGCGGGTCCGACGCATTGCGCGAGATCCGGATTGGCCGGATGCGGACGCTCGAGCGGCTGGGGCTCGCTGAGCCCGCCGGTCCCGCGCGTTGGGTTCTCGCCCCTGATACGGAGCTGCGCTTGCGTGCGCTTGGGGAACGCGGCGATATCATCAAGCGGCTGCACAAGACACTCGCGAAGGATGGCGCATCTCGTTCACCATCCTCCTGGGCGCTCGAAGGCGAACGTCATGGCGAACCCATCATCGGCCGCCTTATCGCCCGTGGGCTCGATGATGAGCTCAAGGGATCGGCATTCGCCGTTGTCGACGGGATCGACGGGCGTGTGCATCATCTCAGGCTCCCCGACATCGATGCGGCCGGTGATGGCCCGGTTGGCGGCATTGTCGAGCTGCGTCGCTTCGAGGATACGAGGGGCCGGCAGCGGATCGCGCTTGCCGTTCGCTCAGATCTTAATCTCGACCAGCAGGTGGCTTCGGAAGGGGCGACCTGGCTCGACCGGCGCCTGGTCGCTCGTGAGCCCGTCGCTCTTGCACGCGGCGGATTCGGCGCCGAGGTCCGGACCGCGCTCGATCGCCGGATCGATAAACTGGTAGAGCAGGGGCTTGCCCGCCGGGATGGCGACAAAGTCACATTAGGCCGCAACCTGATTGGCACTCTGCGCAAGCGTGAGCTCGATACCGTGGGCCGGCGCTTGGCCTCCGAAACAGGGCTGGCGCAGGTCCCCGCCGAGGCGGGAGAGACGATCGCAGGCGTTTACCGCCAAAGGGTCTCGCTCGCCTCCGGTCGCTTTGCCATGATCGACAACGGGCTAGGCTTCCAGCTCGTGCCCTGGACACCGTCGCTCGAGCGTGAATTGGGCAAACAGGTCAGCGGCATCGCAGGTCCCGGCGGGGTCGACTGGAGTTTTGGGCGCAAGCGCGACCTTTCGCTCTAA
- a CDS encoding S26 family signal peptidase, whose product MGRLSIMLAICGSAALALFSDREAPPSYIWNASESVPIGFYRLQPARQLTVNELVAVRPSEPLASFLDLNGYLPTGVPMLKRVLALPGQTVCRTGLVISVDNIQMGLARERDARGRPLPVWLGCHLIASDEVFLMNWQSADSFDSRYFGPIPASAVIGQVLPVWTKGD is encoded by the coding sequence ATGGGCCGGCTATCAATTATGCTTGCGATCTGCGGATCGGCAGCTCTCGCGTTGTTCTCGGACAGAGAGGCGCCGCCATCGTACATCTGGAATGCTTCAGAAAGTGTTCCGATCGGCTTCTATCGTCTGCAACCAGCGCGACAATTGACCGTCAATGAGCTCGTGGCGGTTCGGCCGTCCGAGCCACTTGCGAGCTTCCTGGATTTAAACGGTTATCTGCCGACCGGTGTTCCCATGCTCAAGCGCGTCCTGGCGCTGCCGGGACAAACCGTTTGCAGAACTGGCCTCGTCATCTCCGTCGACAACATCCAGATGGGACTGGCGCGGGAGCGCGATGCACGTGGCCGGCCGCTGCCGGTTTGGCTCGGATGCCACCTCATAGCGTCAGATGAAGTCTTTCTCATGAACTGGCAGTCGGCGGACTCCTTTGATAGCCGCTACTTTGGGCCAATTCCAGCATCCGCCGTGATCGGACAAGTGCTCCCCGTGTGGACAAAGGGAGACTAA
- a CDS encoding lytic transglycosylase domain-containing protein produces the protein MLVLELYSNAWAETAIPAPGSHSLSSLDVDPYTAFVAEASRRFAIPEHWICAVVRVESSGNVGAVSSRGALGLMQIMPQTWVALSIRYNLGVDPFDPRDNIFAGTAYLREMLDRFGSEGFLAAYNAGPERYEAYLATGRPLPRETQVYVARLKGLVGIKRDEVASLAIRRTLPWRQAALFFDRSDGASVNARSKSALHSMNSPKDLSNLGMLAFVPDATKLFVQRSTEAESR, from the coding sequence GTGTTGGTCCTCGAATTGTACTCGAACGCTTGGGCTGAGACCGCAATCCCGGCCCCCGGCTCCCATTCGCTCAGCTCCCTGGATGTCGATCCATATACCGCCTTCGTCGCCGAAGCTTCCCGCCGATTTGCGATCCCGGAGCACTGGATCTGTGCTGTCGTGCGGGTCGAGAGCAGCGGCAACGTGGGCGCCGTATCCTCTCGGGGAGCGTTGGGCCTGATGCAAATCATGCCCCAGACCTGGGTTGCCTTAAGTATTCGCTACAACCTCGGTGTCGACCCCTTTGACCCCCGCGACAACATTTTCGCAGGCACGGCCTACCTTCGCGAGATGCTCGACCGGTTTGGATCTGAAGGATTTCTCGCAGCTTACAACGCCGGTCCAGAGCGGTACGAAGCGTATCTGGCTACGGGGCGACCACTACCTCGGGAAACGCAGGTTTACGTCGCCAGGCTCAAAGGATTGGTTGGCATCAAACGGGACGAGGTTGCGAGTTTGGCCATCCGACGCACTCTTCCCTGGCGGCAGGCAGCACTATTCTTTGATCGCTCCGACGGCGCGTCGGTCAATGCCAGATCGAAATCGGCTCTGCATTCAATGAACAGCCCGAAAGATCTCTCCAACCTGGGAATGCTTGCCTTCGTACCTGACGCGACCAAGCTCTTTGTGCAGCGATCAACCGAAGCGGAGTCCCGATGA